A segment of the Acidobacteriota bacterium genome:
GCGTCGAACCAGAAGCTCTCCGAGGCTCGCGCCAAGGCCGTCTACGACTTCCTCAAGGCGCAGGGCGTCGCGGACACGCGTCTGGCCTTCCAGGGCCTCGGCCCGGCCAGCCCGGTCGCCGACAACGCGACCGCCGAGGGCCGCGCCAAGAACCGCCGCGTCGAGATCGTCGCCGCAGTCGGCGAGATCAAGCCCGTCGCCGCGAACTGAACCCGGTTTCCTTTCGCCTTTTTTCGGGCCGCTCCCGTTCGCGGGGGCGGCCCTTCGTGTTTCCGGGCTGTCGGTGATGTCTCGGCATCAACTGATATGATGCCTCGTATGCGAACGACCCTGAATCTCGACGAGGATCTGGCGACCGTCCTCAAGAAGGCAGCCCGGCGCGAGGGTCAGTCGTTCACCTCCGTCGTCAACGAGACGCTCCGCGCCGGCCTGACGAAGGGAGGCCGGCAGCCGCGCCCGCGGCGCTACCGCCTCTCGCCGGCTTCTCTCGGCGGTGCTTCGGCGGGGGTCGACCTCGATCGGGCGCTCCGCCTGGCTGACCTTCTGGAGGAACGCGCGATCGCCGAGAAGCTCGCGCTGCGCAAGTGATCCTCGTCGACGCGAACATCCTGATTTACGCCGTCGATGCCGATTCTCCCCACCACGCGAAGGCCCGACGCTGGCTCGAAGAGACGCTTTCGGGAACGACGCGCGTCGGCCTGGCCTGGGTCGTCGTGCTCGCATTCCTTCGCCTGACGACCAGCCCTGCCGTCATGCGCCGGCCGCTCGCGGTCGAGCGTGCCCTGCGCTATGTGGACGAGTGGCTGGAGCAGCCGTTCGTCGAGCTTGTCGGACCGGGCGAGAAGCACTGGCCGCTGCTTCGCACCTTGCTCGCCGCGACGGGTGCCGCGGGCAACCTGACCTCGGACGCGCACCTGGCGGCGCTTTCCCTTGAGATCTCCGCGGAGATTGGTTCAACCGATCGCGACTTCGGCCGTTTCCCGGGCGTCCGGCACGTCAACCCCCTGGCGTGAGGAGTCTCATGGGACAAAGGTCCCATGTGCGTCCCCGTCTCCGGGCGGCCGTTTCTTCGTTTTGGACCTAAACTGTGACCGATAAGGGGGACACATGAAACGCTTCCGATCCGCCGGCATCCTGGCCGCGGCCGCCGTGCTCCTCGCGGTTCCCGCGTTCGCCCAGACGGGCAATGCGTATTACTCGCAGCAGAGAGGGATGGACGAGAGCTTCCGCATCGACCTGGGCGGCTTCTTCCAGACCTTCGACACGACGCTCAGTCTCTCGAACTCTGCCGGCACGGCAGGGACGTCGATCAACCTCGAGGAACTCGGCCAGGACTCCCGCCAGACGAGCTTCGCCGCCGACGGCTACTGGCGGTTCGGCCGCCACGGCCGCCTCGACTTGTCTTACCGCGGGTGGTCCCGGTCCGCGTCGCACAAACTGGACAAGGACATCGTCGTCGGCGACACGACGTACCACGCCGGGGTGCAGGTCGACAACAGACTGCGCTCGAACATCGGGGAGCTGTATTACTCGTACTCGTTCATCAACAACGGCGACCTCGAGTTTGGCCTCGGCCTTGGCGTTTCGGTCTACTTCAACGCGTTCGAGATCTCGGGTTCGGGCACGGTCTCGGGCGGCGGCCAGAGCGGCTCCGCCAGCTTCAGCAGCGAATCGCGCAACGCCGTCGCGCCGATTCCGGCCATCAAGGCGTATTTCGCCTACTCCCTCTACCCGCGCGTCTTCCTGAAGGCGGCGGCCAAGGGCATCTCCGGAACGGTCGACGCGTACCACGGGGAGATGTGGGACTTCCGCGGTGGCATCGACTGGCTCATCAGCCAAAACGTCGGCGTCGGCGGGATGTACCAGTACACGACGATCAACTTCTCGCACACGGGCGAGAAGGGGGACGTCGCGTTCGACTACAAGTACAGCGGTCCGCTCGCCTACGTGATCTTCGCGTTCTGACGCGGCCCCCGCCTGAACTTGGCCTCTGCGAGACGGGTCGCCCTCATCGCGCTCGCGGCGCTCGTGGTGTCGGCGCCCGCGTCCGCGTTCGACAGCAAGGGCCACGTCGTCCTCGAGGCGCTCGCGTACCGGACGCTCGTCGAGGGGCACGACGGCCGGCCGCCCCGTCCCGAGGTCCTCCGCGACCTCATCAACGACGGCGCCCTCGACCTTCCGTTTTGCTTCGGGCGCGCCGGCACGCCGCCCGCGGCGTGCATCGACGCTCCCGCGTCGAACCCGCTCCTCGACTGGCCGCAGCCGCTGACCGACAGGCCGGACGCCGCCTTCCGCCGCCAGTTCAGCGACGTCGGCCAGTGCTTCCACTACATGGCGACGCTCGACGACGCGCAGACGGACGCGCTGCCCGGAACCGCGGTGCCGCGCGCCCTCGCGACGAGCGCGGTCGTGCGCTGCAACGACCTCCTCGACGGGCTCCTCCGGCAGGTCGTCGTCGTCGGAGGCCCCGCGACGCGCCGCAGCTCGCATGGCCTCTACGAGTTCATGCATGCCGTGGGCGATTCGTTCTCCGGATCGCACACCGAGCGGGCGGAGGACGGGCGCATCGGCTACCTGAGGGTCTGGAAGCCGATCGAGAAGCTCGTGAAGCTGCCCACGGAGCGGGCCGCGCGCATCCCGGACGCCTCGTATCACAAGTGGGACGACCACCGCGACAAGACGTACGTGATCGAAGGCGGCGAGGCGC
Coding sequences within it:
- a CDS encoding DUF2191 domain-containing protein — encoded protein: MRTTLNLDEDLATVLKKAARREGQSFTSVVNETLRAGLTKGGRQPRPRRYRLSPASLGGASAGVDLDRALRLADLLEERAIAEKLALRK
- a CDS encoding type II toxin-antitoxin system VapC family toxin, coding for MILVDANILIYAVDADSPHHAKARRWLEETLSGTTRVGLAWVVVLAFLRLTTSPAVMRRPLAVERALRYVDEWLEQPFVELVGPGEKHWPLLRTLLAATGAAGNLTSDAHLAALSLEISAEIGSTDRDFGRFPGVRHVNPLA